One Ricinus communis isolate WT05 ecotype wild-type chromosome 1, ASM1957865v1, whole genome shotgun sequence DNA window includes the following coding sequences:
- the LOC107260964 gene encoding uncharacterized protein LOC107260964 — MNAREVGLGVVLITLEEETLPMAKRLDFKMTNNMVEYKACLFVIEVVVVAGAKHLMVYKDSMLVIQQALEEWKVNEERLRPYVNYLKTLVWNFSKCSFVHLPQDENQMADALATLLSMWVNLSWLLMKPLMIMKLGAPCYQGDHTMQVQIGLEEKPWFYDLKKFIESREYPEEATVKERYALRIQARNYISHEEVLYRRMVSGVQLRCVTKAEAQVMMEKMHKGVCGPHMHNISLNRKIMRQGYYWLIMEKDCIALMRRCRECQLYSDLSLVFPIELHNLMSP; from the coding sequence ATGAATGCAAGAGAGGTAGGCTTAGGAGTAGTTCTAATCACGCTAGAAGAGGAGACACTGCCAATGGCCAAGAGATTAGACTTTAAAATGACCAATAATATGGTAGAGTACAAAGCATGTTTATTTGTAATAGAAGTGGTCGTGGTGGCAGGAGCTAAGCATTTGATGGTTTACAAGGATTCTATGCTGGTAATCCAACAAGCCCTCGAGGAATGGAAAGTAAACGAAGAGAGGTTGAGGCCGTACGTTAATTATCTCAAAACTTTAGTATGGAACTTCTCAAAGTGTTCCTTTGTACACTTGCCTCAGGATGAGAATCAGATGGCGGATGCATTAGCTACTTTGTTGTCTATGTGGGTCAATCTCTCGTGGTTATTAATGAAGCCCTTAATGATCATGAAATTAGGTGCACCTTGTTATCAAGGGGATCATACAATGCAAGTTCAGATAGGACTAGAAGAGAAGCCATGGTTCTACGATCTGAAGAAGTTCATAGAAAGCAGGGAGTATCCAGAAGAAGCAACAGTCAAGGAAAGATACGCGCTGCGGATCCAAGCTAGAAATTACATTAGCCACGAGGAAGTCCTATATAGAAGAATGGTGTCAGGTGTACAGCTCCGATGTGTGACTAAAGCAGAAGCTCAAGTAATGATGGAGAAAATGCATAAAGGAGTATGCGGGCCTCATATGCACAACATATCATTAAATAGGAAGATCATGCGGCAAGGTTATTACTGGTTAATAATGGAGAAGGATTGCATAGCACTAATGAGGAGATGTCGAGAATGCCAGTTGTATAGTGACTTGAGTCTCGTTTTTCCAATCGAGCTGCACAACTTGATGTCTCCTTAG